The following proteins come from a genomic window of Metarhizium brunneum chromosome 2, complete sequence:
- the ARA2 gene encoding D-arabinose 1-dehydrogenase, translating into MAQHPRPLSQVLPPLILGTATFNYQYNDDPSQMPYTDIVRRALQHNITAFDTSPYYGPSEVLLGDALRTLTPPPDRGGYFLITKAGRIANNEFDYSPPWIRYSVCRSLERLNTPYLDLVYTHDVEFVSPTEVLEAVKELRRLRDQGLVRYVGISGYPVEILVSLAEMVLEQTGEPLDAVMSYANYCIQNTQLGRPDILDRFKKAGVDCIPNASMLGMGLITTRGADSSPMASWHPAPPRLRDACHSLATVAARSGEHLEEIAIRWALENWAHVGSQFGSVAYPPELLSEARVDESGSPARIGVSVMGVSNVEELEETWALWKSVVGLASRADEDSAERRDRINRIVTQQMWPRLGPWKDYSWQSGGEAFTNMRQAKGVVPIDAVAQRWGLIPKKFLENAKI; encoded by the coding sequence ATGGCGCAGCATCCAAGGCCGCTCTCGCAGGTTCTGCCTCCCCTCATCTTGGGTACGGCTACTTTCAATTACCAATACAACGACGACCCTTCGCAAATGCCCTACACCGACATCGTTCGAAGGGCACTTCAGCACAACATCACCGCCTTTGATACCTCGCCGTATTATGGCCCCTCGGAAGTTCTGCTCGGCGATGCGCTCCGAACATTAACACCGCCGCCAGACCGGGGTGGGTATTTTCTCATTACAAAGGCTGGCCGAATTGCGAACAACGAATTCGATTATTCGCCGCCATGGATTCGGTACAGTGTTTGTCGCAGCCTTGAGCGCCTGAATACACCCTACCTGGACCTTGTTTATACCCACGATGTGGAATTCGTATCTCCGACCGAGGTCTTGGAGGCTGTCAAGGAGCTGCGAAGATTGCGAGACCAAGGTTTGGTCCGTTACGTGGGAATTAGCGGATATCCTGTGGAAATTTTGGTGTCGCTAGCCGAGATGGTTTTGGAACAGACTGGGGAGCCCCTGGATGCTGTCATGTCTTACGCCAATTACTGCATCCAAAATACCCAGCTTGGACGGCCCGATATTCTTGACCGATTCAAGAAGGCCGGCGTTGACTGTATACCTAATGCCAGCATGCTAGGAATGGGTTTGATAACGACCAGAGGAGCTGACAGTAGCCCTATGGCCTCGTGGCACCCTGCGCCGCCCCGGCTACGAGATGCTTGCCACAGCTTGGCTACGGTTGCAGCCAGGTCAGGAGAGCATCTCGAAGAGATTGCCATTCGTTGGGCTCTGGAAAATTGGGCTCACGTTGGCAGCCAATTCGGCTCGGTTGCATACCCGCCAGAGCTTTTATCAGAGGCAAGGGTGGACGAAAGTGGCTCGCCTGCTCGAATCGGTGTCAGTGTAATGGGCGTTTCCAACGTGGAAGAACTGGAGGAGACGTGGGCCCTGTGGAAGAGTGTTGTTGGCCTTGCGAGCCGAGCGGATGAAGACTCGGCGGAGAGGAGGGACAGGATCAACCGTATTGTCACGCAACAGATGTGGCCAAGGTTGGGGCCGTGGAAGGACTACTCGTGGCAGAGTGGCGGAGAGGCCTTTACCAACATGAGACAGGCAAAAGGTGTTGTTCCCATCGACGCAGTCGCGCAGCGGTGGGGTTTGATACCCAAGAAGTTTCTAGAGAACGCCAAGATTTAG
- the UFD1_0 gene encoding Ubiquitin fusion degradation protein 1, which yields MNEQPALRWSGSFGVLPTTAASVKNLSGDKIILPQSALEQLLNAAPSQPTTASSFTAWDPHNPYRSNGFGFEQRQQLPQPLTFRLVNSQNGNVVFAGIREFSAEEGTVGLSSFLIEALGIEPQQLNATNGNRTSDADAIDLTGDHVPSTTASIKLTVDATNIPKGTYVRLRPLEAGYNPDDWKSLLERHLREHYTCLTKNSILSVNGVKGETFKFLVDRLSPEGDGICVVDTDLEVDIEALNEEQARETMRQIMTKAQTEVVGGVSKGGDLDIWKDVSGHVSPGGYVDYILPSWDRSQPLTITLSGIEQEDGVDLFVTPKSSRQRVLPRDSAHVFGDFSPAEDGVKSITMSPTNVEMEGAEAILVSVHGFSSENQRTSQPIPFTVRAKVGSPTSKAGQDRMEVDGEEHSSDEEQCSNCKQWVPKRTMALHENFCRRNNIPCPYCSAVFKKDSNEWHSHWHCEHDSAKGNSAASKSKHDMIFHQHHPCQDCEFTTNSLADLARHRTSVCPGKLILCRFCHLEVPQEGDPFNPSPEVVLSGLTAHELADGARTTECHLCDKIVRLRDMETHMKHHELDKVSRAKPEICRNVNCGRTLHGVGPRGQIGAGTSQGQGPGNDIGLCSLCFGPLYVSMHDPEGKALRRRIERKYLGQMMTGCGKSHCANEWCRTGRKNTNAEAKGSSASAVLPLVKPLLAMVGTPDGHMYFCVDETNQKRRKIAEMLAAEKLWDLEWCVAAAEAEKGNIDRMRDWLQAWAPRS from the coding sequence ATGAACGAGCAACCAGCCTTACGCTGGTCAGGCTCCTTTGGAGTTCTGCCCACTACAGCTGCATCAGTCAAGAATTTGTCCGGAGACAAGATTATTCTCCCGCAGTCTGCGTTGGAACAGCTCTTAAACGCCGCGCCATCGCAGCCGACAACAGCGTCGAGCTTCACAGCATGGGATCCCCACAACCCTTACCGGTCGAACGGCTTCGGTTTTGAACAGCGCCAGCAACTTCCACAACCGCTCACATTTCGGCTCGTGAATAGCCAGAATGGCAATGTTGTATTTGCTGGTATCCGGGAGTTTTCGGCCGAGGAGGGAACCGTGGGGCTGAGTTCGTTTCTGATTGAGGCTCTGGGGATTGAGCCACAGCAGCTGAATGCAACGAATGGAAACCGAACTTCCGATGCCGATGCTATCGACCTTACCGGAGACCATGTCCCTTCGACAACGGCCTCGATCAAACTCACGGTTGATGCGACAAATATACCAAAGGGAACATACGTCAGGTTGAGACCGCTGGAGGCAGGGTATAATCCAGATGATTGGAAGTCACTGCTGGAACGACATCTCCGAGAACATTATACATGTCTGACCAAGAATTCGATTCTCTCCGTCAATGGCGTTAAAGGGGAAACCTTTAAGTTTCTGGTAGACAGGCTTTCGCCAGAAGGAGACGGAATTTGCGTCGTTGATACTGATTTAGAAGTGGATATTGAGGCGCTCAACGAAGAGCAGGCTCGAGAAACGATGCGACAGATCATGACCAAGGCTCAAACTGAGGTAGTCGGTGGTGTGTCAAAAGGCGGGGATCTCGACATATGGAAAGATGTCTCGGGACACGTATCGCCAGGTGGATACGTAGACTACATATTGCCATCTTGGGATCGATCACAGCCTCTGACCATTACTCTCAGTGGTATAGAACAAGAAGATGGTGTGGATCTCTTTGTCACGCCAAAGTCGTCTCGGCAGCGAGTACTACCCAGAGATTCAGCCCATGTTTTTGGCGACTTTTCTCCCGCCGAGGATGGAGTCAAATCCATCACCATGTCACCTACGAACGTGGAAATGGAAGGGGCAGAAGCAATACTAGTCTCTGTCCATGGGTTTTCCTCTGAAAACCAGCGAACGAGCCAGCCAATCCCATTCACTGTCCGAGCCAAGGTCGGATCGCCAACAAGCAAGGCTGGACAGGATCGTATGGAAGTCGACGGGGAGGAGCACTCGTCTGATGAGGAGCAGTGCTCTAATTGCAAGCAGTGGGTTCCCAAGCGTACAATGGCTCTACACGAGAACTTTTGCCGGAGGAACAACATCCCGTGCCCTTACTGCTCTGCCGTCTTCAAAAAAGACTCAAACGAGTGGCATTCGCACTGGCATTGCGAACACGACTCGGCCAAGGGCAACTCGGCTGCCAGCAAATCAAAGCACGACATGATATtccaccaacaccaccccTGTCAGGATTGTGAGTTTACAACAAACTCACTAGCGGATCTAGCCAGGCATCGAACTTCGGTATGCCCCGGGAAGCTCATCCTATGTCGGTTCTGCCACCTCGAAGTTCCGCAAGAGGGCGACCCCTTCAACCCTTCACCAGAAGTTGTCTTATCCGGTCTCACGGCCCACGAACTCGCTGATGGTGCCCGTACCACTGAGTGCCATTTGTGCGACAAGATTGTGCGACTCCGCGACATGGAAACGCACATGAAGCATCACGAGCTCGACAAGGTGAGCCGAGCAAAGCCAGAGATATGCCGCAACGTAAACTGCGGCCGAACACTGCACGGGGTAGGACCAAGAGGACAAATCGGTGCCGGGACGtcacaaggtcaaggtccCGGGAACGACATTGGGCTCTGTTCCCTCTGTTTTGGTCCCTTGTACGTGAGCATGCACGACCCAGAGGGCAAGGCTCTGAGACGGAGAATAGAGAGGAAGTACCTGGGACAGATGATGACTGGTTGTGGCAAGTCGCACTGCGCAAACGAGTGGTGCAGGACTGGCCGAAAGAATACCAACGCAGAAGCAAAGGGTTCTTCGGCGTCAGCTGTGTTGCCCTTGGTGAAGCCCCTGTTGGCAATGGTTGGAACCCCAGATGGGCACATGTACTTTTGTGTGGATGAGACGAACCAGAAGAGACGCAAGATTGCGGAAATGTTGGCAGCGGAGAAGCTTTGGGATCTGGAGTGGTGCGTGGCTGCGGCGGAGGCAGAGAAGGGGAATATCGATCGGATGAGGGACTGGTTGCAGGCTTgggcgccgaggagctga
- the arp-6 gene encoding Actin-related protein 6, with protein sequence MAGGRKAKPAPPARPTNTLIVDNGAYTLKAGIVANGHVGEPRIIPNCVVRDRSRKVFLGSDIAKCRDFGELQFRRPVEKGSIVNWEAQKEIWDQELFDNAATKCDPTEARLILSEPPNGLPALQTNCDQVVFEEYGFASYYRGIGSTFNAYHDIQSLFRTPKDAPTAANVPAEVMLVVDSGYSHTTITPLLRGQPLHSAVRRLDVGGNLLTNYLARLLSLRHFDMRNETYIVNEMKESACYVTLDFKSDLEKTWKGTRGEKRPSYISGDGIVKDYVLPDFHSNTKGSLREYDPTRHTKARKLAAAGQTDEDVLTLRNERFAVPELIFNPLDMGMRQPGLPDLIQQSLQQLPMGLWPGLLANIVVVGGNTLFDGFIQRLQKEVVQRVPDDCVVRVARPVDPVTSTWFGAANLASHPNIEKLVVTKKEYEELGSALVARKFAAGLNLT encoded by the exons ATGGCAGGAGGACGAAAAGCCAAGCCTGCACCGCCTGCGCGGCCTACGAACACGCTCATTGTAGACAACGGCGCATACACATTAAAGGCTGGCATTGTGGCCAACGGGCACGTCGGCGAGCCTCGAATCATCCCCAACTGCGTCGTACGCGATCGATCGAGGAAAGTCTTTCTCGGATCTGACATTGCTAAATGTCGCGACTTTGGCGAACTGCAATTCCGACGGCCGGTCGAGAAAGGGTCCATTGTCAATTGGGAAGCCCAAAAGGAAATATGGGATCAAGAGCTATTCGACAACGCTGCAACCAAGTGCGATCCCACCGAGGCGCGTCTGATTCTTTCAGAACCCCCAAACGGGCTGCCGGCCCTGCAGACGAATTGCGATCAAGTCGTCTTTGAGGAGTACGGGTTTGCCAGCTACTACCGAGGTATTG GCTCGACTTTCAATGCCTACCACGATATTCAAAGCCTTTTTCGGACGCCAAAAGATGCCCCCACGGCGGCAAACGTCCCCGCAGAAGTCATGTTGGTGGTCGATTCCGGCTACTCCCACACGACCATCACACCCTTGCTTCGTGGGCAGCCACTGCACTCGGCGGTCCGACGActcgacgtcggcggcaaTCTCCTCACGAATTATCTGGCCCGTCTTCTGTCCCTTCGACACTTCGACATGCGCAACGAAACATACATTGTCAACGAAATGAAGGAGTCGGCGTGCTACGTGACACTGGACTTCAAGTCGGACCTCGAGAAGACGTGGAAGGGCACGAGGGGCGAGAAACGACCGTCTTATATATCCGGagacggcatcgtcaaggaCTACGTCTTGCCGGATTTTCACTCAAACACAAAGGGGTCTTTGCGCGAGTACGACCCCACGAGGCACACCAAGGCGCGAAAACTAGCTGCGGCCGGTCAGACGGACGAAGATGTTTTGACGTTGCGAAACGAGCGGTTCGCCGTCCCAGAGCTCATATTCAACCCGTTGGATATGGGCATGCGGCAACCAGGGCTACCCGACTTGATTCAACAATCTCTGCAACAGCTTCCAATGGGGTTGTGGCCTGGCTTGCTGGCTAATATTGTTGTTGTGGGAGGCAACACTTTGTTTGATGGCTTCATCCAGCGTCTCCAGAAGGAGGTCGTGCAGCGAGTACCGGATGACTGTGTCGTGCGCGTTGCCAGACCTGTCGACCCCGTCACTAGCACGTGGTTTGGGGCCGCCAATCTGGCTAGTCACCCGAACATCGAGAAGCTTGTAGTCACGAAGAAGGAATACGAGGAGCTGGGCTCGGCTTTGGTCGCGCGTAAATTTGCCGCTGGCCTCAACTTGACCTGA